TTTTTTAACGAACATTGACCAGGGGTTCAAGATTCTGTCTTCTGTACCAATCATGGTTGCAGGTCTCATGATGGTGGCCTAGGAAACACACATACATCAGGAACTGACTAGAAGCATACTAATGATGATAAAGACTTTATATAAACCATCCCAGGtacattttttactttcaaaactTTATAAGATTTTAGAATTTTCTAATAACATCATCTACGGGTTTTCCAGTTCTGAAAAAGATCTCTAAAAAAGAAGTAGGGACGTGCatataataaaaaacatattatgaTGATAATTACAAAAAAGAGTGTCATGTGTGCCAAAAGGCAGTATAAGTTTACCTCAGGCAGCGCACTCAAGACAGCTTCCTCAGCAGCAGCCTTTGCTCTCTGCATTCTTGAAGGAGATGACATTGAAGCTCCTAGGCAAGAAACTTGAATATACCTCATTATCCCACCGTGTTCCTTGGCCACCTGAAACAACATATCCACAAAGCCCCAAGTTAATAAGACATAACCAAAAGAGCAAGCTAATAGCAGAGCATATCCTCCTGACAGTTAAACATATGCTACTTATTTCAAAAGTAAGCAACAATCAGAGAAGCAACAAAAATGGAAACCTGTTCACCACTTTTATTGGAGACAACTCAACAGGATTCAAATACATACCAATGCAAGTTTCTCAGCAATATGATGGTTCACATCCTCAAAACTGAAATTTCTGGTCTCGTACTCTCTTCCTGAGGATTAGATTAAATATCATCCAAAAAGTAAAGGAACAGTACtgatttttataaagatttaacAATACTTgctagaaaaaaataagatcGAACAAAAAAACTACCAATTAGATTGATAACGACATTAGCCTTGGCCATGACAGCCTTAATCGAGTCTTCATCTCTTGGATCAAATTTCATTGGTACCACCTGAAATATACAGACAAAAAAACGCACATCAAATATGCCGAGCCAAAAGCATAGTTTTCTAAAAAGATGCTTTTTGTGGCATTTCCTTGAAAGCATTAggttaaataaaagaatatattaccTGTCCTAAATCTCCCATCAGCTTAAGATGTCGAGGAGAGTCCTCTGAGCCTCGGAAAGGAACGAGCACTTGCGATCCCATTTTAGCTGGAAGAAAATATTCACTTGATTTTAGcaagtaaccaaaaaaaatctgcaaatgtaaaggaaaaaaagattgatacCAGATTGGTAATAACAACTGTTTAACCCAACTCACCTAGCTGCTGCACAAGATAACGACCCAGAAATCCTGTGGCTCCAAAAACTGTAGCTACAATGCCACTggcaaagcaaagaagaaattaatattttcaaagaCCAACATCtatattctttttctcttaACAGAAAGCTCTCGAGAAAAATTCGCTATACTGAACTCCTAAGAGATGCTACATTCCTCTACAAAGGCAAGTAATGCACAAAAGCTACCCTCTTAAGCTCAAAACTAACAAAGATATAGAGAATAAGCTTGCTTTACCCTAGCACACAAAATAACATTTCTTATTACCATGAGAATTTTCCAGCATTCTttagaaacaaaaccctagacaaACAGAACATAAAGCTCTCGAGACATTCACTATTATACCACAGCTAGCACAAACCCCTTAAAGATAATACATTGCCTCGTAAATGAAATTGCAACTCATCCACAAAAGCTATCTTCTAAAGCTCAAAACTTAACAAAGATATACAGACTAAGCTAAGAATCCTAACACAGTAGTAATAACATTTTTCCTTCCCATGAGAATTCTCCAGAACTAAACCCTAAGAAGAGAGCAACGACATACCTAACGGAAGACCTCCCACCAGTACCCTTGCGAGCGAGGTGTCCCACGCCCCACTTATTTGCCAGGGAAGACGCATAGCGACGATTATCAGTTCCATTCACTGAAGGGtcaccattaaaaaaaaaaatcacaaatctctAATTAGCGAGAGACAAAATAGGCAAGCAACCTAGATACCCAAATCGAAGAAAATATCAATTGGCGGAAACTTAACGGTGATTTGAGACTCCATAGAGCGAtctgagagaagaagatgaacagatCGAAGCTCCTCCGGCGAGAGGCCGTTGAACTAATCTCCTGGAAACTGCTTGCATCCTTGTTCTCAGTTACACGATCGATCGAGAGACAACAAATACAGAtgagcgagagagaaagagagagaccgaagaagaagagagaaatgggAATAGAAGATTTTGATGCATTGCGGATACAAGTGAATGGGCCTGGGCcttagcaaaataaaaaaattagccTCTTAAAGTAAAACCACGTCGTTTTGAATCTAATTAAGTGAAAATGCGTGTGTTACGGACGTTGTTCCACTAAATGAGAAACCGAATGTAACCGAGTCCGGCTAATGTAAAGTGTAAGACGGTTAAAAAATAGGCAGAACGCTCTttgtttgatgatgattatcCTACAAAACTGAACTAATTTTGGCTCAGTGTATCTATATCCTTTGCTTTTCACGACAACAATGACGCAGTCTCTACAGAACTGATCCAGCTTTACAACATAAACCTAAGCTAAAACACGCTTAACTGAGAAATAAATTGTGTGCGGCCTGAATcttttaatctctcttttgGCACCGAAAACTCTGGTTGTCTTCAGTGTTCTCGATTCACCTGCACTTTATTTGTTGTACTGACAGGATCTTGAGTCCTGTGTCTTGGTTCAGACTTCAGACAGATTTTCTGATTTGTCTGAGATTCGCAGCGAGACCAGCCTTGTCCCGGTGGCTCGGCGAAGAAGTTTGCGCTCACTTATGGTACACCGATCAGAAGTCAGGTATGCCGCTGGATCTTGAGGAGTATTCAGTCACTAATCTAAGGAACATCGATGATTTATCCTCTAGAAGTCGTGTTGGTGTGTCGAATTCCGCTACAAGCCCTGCAAAAATTGTCATCCAAGTTTTTATAGGGTGAAGTAAAAGGAGAACATTTcatatgagaaaaaaataagggatcttcATTTTGTGTGTATATACCATCgcttaaaaccaaaaccatgtCACTATCGATCACAGTCGGGATCCGATGTGCGATAGTGCAGACAGTGCAGTCTCCGAACTCTGTTCTTAGAATCTTCTGGATGAGATTATCTGTGGCTGAGTCAACTGATGCAGTTGCTTCGTCAAGCACAAGAATTCTCGCTTGTTTAAGAAGCGCACGCCCCAGAGCTACAAGCTGCCTCTGCCCGACGCTCCaattatctccattttctaacACTGTATCAACAGTTCAAATCAACGAATCAAATCAGGTTCTTCAAACATTTTCCTACAAAATCTATCGCGGATGTATCACCGcgttttagttttatacctGGACTATCGAGTTTATGGTCTTTCGCACGAACTATGTCCCCTAGTTGTGACTTATCTAGAGCctgacaaaagaaaattttctaaCGCATTCAGAATCTAATGGTTTTCATATATGACTGAATTATTAACAGTTTATTGTACCTGCCAAACTTCTTGATCAGTATGTTCTTCGAGAGGGTCAAGGTTTCCCCGGATAGTGCCTTCAAACAAGGTGGGATCTTGCGGAATGATGCTGAGACGGCCTCGGAGATCGTGAAGGCCAATAGAAGAAATATCTATGCCATCAATGATTATTTGCCCTGCATATGGCTCTATCAGCCGGAATAGTGCTTGGATCAGGGTTGATTTACCGCTTCCTGTGCGTCCCACAATCCCGATCTTCTTGCCACCAGGGAACACACAGCTGATTCCATGAAGGACAGTTGGTAGATTCTCTCCATAGCGAACCTTTAAACAGAGAAGAAGGGGGTGAATAATGTATGAAGCTATGCAATTGGTCTGTTTCTCTagaagattaaaattttgatttaccTTCAAATTGTTGATCTCAATGGTTCCGTTCTCTGGCCATGTGGCCGGAGGGTGAGCATTCTCGATAAACGTAGGGGCTTCACTAGGAATTTGACTGTACTGATAGATTCTTTCAATGGAGATGATTTTGTTCTCTAGCTTACAAAAGCTAAGTATCCACCGAGAAAGTCGAGCGTTTAAATTAAGGCCATAGGTTACTGCAAGGCCAGCCATGCCTATACAAAGGTAAATATGAACTTGGTAAAAACAACAGATCTTTGACTAACGAGTTTCTGGCGGGAAATGCAGACCATGGTCTAAAGATGGAAAAGGGAGAATGAGAAAACTTACTTGGATCGATTGTTCCATGTGGAA
The Camelina sativa cultivar DH55 chromosome 15, Cs, whole genome shotgun sequence DNA segment above includes these coding regions:
- the LOC104747830 gene encoding NADH dehydrogenase [ubiquinone] 1 alpha subcomplex subunit 9, mitochondrial-like, whose amino-acid sequence is MQAVSRRLVQRPLAGGASICSSSSLRSLYGVSNHLNGTDNRRYASSLANKWGVGHLARKGTGGRSSVSGIVATVFGATGFLGRYLVQQLAKMGSQVLVPFRGSEDSPRHLKLMGDLGQVVPMKFDPRDEDSIKAVMAKANVVINLIGREYETRNFSFEDVNHHIAEKLALVAKEHGGIMRYIQVSCLGASMSSPSRMQRAKAAAEEAVLSALPEATIMRPATMIGTEDRILNPWSMFVKKYGFLPLIGGGTTKFQPVYVVDVAAAIVAVLKDDGSSMGKTYELGGPDVFTTHELAEIMYDMIREWPRYVNLPFPIAKAMAAPRDFMVNKVPFPLPSPQIFNLDQINTLTTDTLVSDNAFKFQDLDLVPHKLKGYPVEFLIQYRKGGPNFGSTVSEKIPTDFYP